From a single Sporosarcina oncorhynchi genomic region:
- a CDS encoding helix-turn-helix domain-containing protein, which produces MDITLILLIIGLISIILSFFFGNSSGGDGDDIENISISLHQETNQLKKRLRAVEEELMIGVNPIGKILPAKNKPVHEIIINQILSLHAQGYSIAEIAKRSSLSTEQVLEVLQARGVSI; this is translated from the coding sequence GTGGATATAACATTAATATTATTAATCATCGGACTTATAAGCATTATTTTATCGTTCTTTTTCGGGAATTCCTCCGGAGGAGATGGGGATGATATCGAAAACATTTCCATCAGCCTCCATCAGGAAACAAACCAGTTGAAAAAACGGTTGCGGGCGGTTGAAGAGGAATTAATGATTGGTGTCAACCCGATTGGTAAAATACTGCCTGCCAAAAACAAACCGGTCCATGAAATTATTATTAATCAAATTCTTTCTTTGCATGCACAAGGTTATTCTATTGCAGAAATCGCCAAACGCTCCTCCCTTTCAACTGAACAAGTTTTGGAGGTGTTACAGGCAAGAGGTGTTTCCATATGA
- the rpmG gene encoding 50S ribosomal protein L33, protein MRVNITLACTDCGERNYTTKKNKRNNPERLEMKKYCSREKKQTLHRETK, encoded by the coding sequence ATGCGCGTAAATATTACACTCGCTTGCACAGATTGTGGAGAGCGTAATTACACTACAAAGAAAAACAAGCGTAACAATCCGGAACGTCTTGAAATGAAAAAATATTGCTCACGTGAAAAGAAACAAACTTTGCACCGTGAAACAAAATAA
- a CDS encoding peptidoglycan D,D-transpeptidase FtsI family protein, with translation MKKSMRKVDQAKIRQRKHIAFRMNLLFFSIFILFSLLIFRLGYLQIVKGEEYTRLLEKTEEIPVNTSVPRGRIYDRTGKILVDNKPMNAITYTKTTSTTAKDMLEIAEALSELIQQDTKRVTLGDKRDFWILNHPEEAAAKVTKEEIKKISSDGSVSKSDIQRQVNILTRDRITDEELASFTDHELEVLAIYREMMSGYAYSPQIIKSGNVTNREFAAVSERLDDLEGVNTTTDWNRIKFSDSTILGTMTSSVEGIPRSHLDYYLARNYSRNDRIGRSYFEQQYEELLKGQKTIVKNIKDRTGRVIETKTVREGVPGKDLILSMDSELQEFLEELLAEKLLEMKKDPKAGLLDRAFIVMMDPNNGEVLSLVGKRLVKDEDTGKWEIRDYAYGTFTAAYEVGSTVKPATVLSGYSENVLSLGEVKIDEPIYISRTQKKASLFNQNGRVSVNDIQALGRSSNVYMFKIAMSMGNAVYRPHKPLPIDTGAFDRLRNSYASFGLGVKTEIDLPGEYSGVTGTDTISGKLLDFAIGQFDTYTPLQMLQYVSTIANGGNRVAPKILKEIREPSVDGETLGSLLQETEIKVLNHINNTPEEIEQVKKGMHYTYYGPNGTGRNLFDGASYTAAGKTGTAQTSYFGDDRSKYGMASVNLTHIGFAPAENPEIAYALLIPYASTNRGDYIFANKTMGELVRQSLDHYFELKKNRAQVNQAETTSQLINRQKEVEKTDDEE, from the coding sequence ATGAAAAAGTCGATGCGCAAAGTAGACCAAGCTAAAATCCGGCAACGGAAACATATCGCCTTCAGGATGAATCTGCTGTTCTTTTCAATTTTCATCCTATTTTCCCTGCTGATTTTCCGTCTTGGATATTTGCAGATCGTCAAAGGGGAAGAATATACAAGACTGCTAGAAAAGACGGAAGAAATTCCTGTCAATACAAGCGTACCAAGAGGGCGGATTTATGATCGCACCGGCAAAATACTTGTCGATAATAAGCCAATGAATGCCATTACATATACAAAAACAACTTCCACGACTGCAAAAGATATGCTGGAAATTGCAGAGGCTCTTTCTGAGCTTATTCAACAGGACACGAAGCGTGTGACGTTAGGCGATAAACGGGACTTTTGGATTTTGAATCATCCTGAAGAGGCGGCCGCTAAAGTCACTAAGGAAGAGATAAAAAAGATTAGTTCTGACGGTTCCGTTTCCAAAAGTGATATTCAACGTCAAGTAAATATTCTTACCCGTGATCGAATTACAGATGAAGAACTTGCATCCTTCACAGATCATGAACTCGAAGTGTTGGCAATTTATCGGGAAATGATGTCAGGGTATGCCTATTCGCCACAAATCATCAAAAGTGGGAATGTAACCAACAGAGAGTTCGCCGCTGTATCAGAGCGACTGGATGACTTAGAGGGTGTAAACACGACGACTGACTGGAATCGTATCAAGTTTTCCGACAGCACAATACTCGGAACAATGACGAGTTCGGTGGAAGGCATCCCAAGATCCCATTTGGATTATTATTTAGCCCGTAACTATTCACGAAATGATCGCATTGGCCGCAGTTATTTCGAGCAGCAATATGAAGAACTATTAAAAGGTCAAAAAACAATTGTCAAAAATATTAAAGATCGGACTGGGCGTGTCATTGAAACAAAAACAGTCAGAGAAGGGGTGCCCGGGAAAGATCTAATTTTGTCAATGGACAGTGAACTACAGGAGTTCCTAGAAGAATTACTCGCTGAAAAGCTGCTGGAAATGAAAAAAGATCCAAAAGCAGGCCTGTTGGACCGTGCGTTTATCGTTATGATGGATCCTAATAATGGAGAAGTTCTATCACTTGTCGGGAAAAGGCTTGTGAAAGACGAAGATACAGGTAAATGGGAAATTCGTGATTACGCTTACGGTACATTCACGGCTGCCTATGAAGTCGGTTCAACCGTAAAACCTGCCACTGTTCTATCTGGATACAGCGAGAATGTCCTATCTCTCGGTGAAGTGAAGATAGATGAACCTATCTACATTAGTAGAACGCAGAAGAAGGCATCCTTGTTCAATCAGAATGGGCGTGTTTCGGTAAATGACATCCAGGCGTTAGGTCGTTCTTCCAACGTATACATGTTCAAAATTGCCATGTCCATGGGAAATGCAGTATACCGTCCTCACAAACCGTTACCAATCGACACAGGTGCTTTCGATAGATTACGGAATTCCTATGCTTCATTCGGTTTGGGTGTGAAAACTGAAATTGATTTGCCGGGAGAATACTCCGGTGTAACCGGAACAGATACCATTTCTGGTAAGCTACTAGACTTTGCAATTGGTCAATTTGATACGTATACGCCCCTGCAGATGCTGCAATATGTGTCTACAATTGCGAATGGAGGCAATCGGGTCGCGCCAAAAATCCTTAAAGAAATTCGGGAGCCTTCTGTAGACGGAGAGACACTTGGTTCATTGTTGCAGGAAACAGAAATAAAAGTGCTCAACCATATTAATAACACTCCAGAAGAAATCGAACAGGTGAAAAAAGGGATGCATTACACATACTACGGTCCTAACGGTACCGGACGTAATCTGTTCGATGGCGCTTCCTATACAGCTGCCGGAAAAACTGGGACCGCACAAACTTCTTATTTTGGTGATGATCGCAGTAAATATGGCATGGCGTCGGTTAATTTGACGCATATTGGTTTTGCTCCTGCAGAAAATCCGGAAATCGCTTACGCCCTACTGATTCCCTATGCTTCAACGAATAGGGGCGATTACATTTTTGCCAACAAAACGATGGGGGAACTTGTCAGACAATCACTGGATCATTATTTCGAACTGAAAAAGAATAGAGCACAAGTGAATCAGGCGGAAACGACGAGTCAATTGATTAATCGTCAAAAAGAGGTAGAAAAAACAGATGATGAAGAATGA